In Archangium violaceum, the following are encoded in one genomic region:
- a CDS encoding tetratricopeptide repeat protein codes for MSDEVPEGTDGPASGLQDETSTLLRLPINQDKAATLPLAAMTEEMFPALASGRLLVGRYTVLDILGQGGMGLVLAAYDARLDRRVALKVLRSRKDWEDGGEREARLVREAQAMARLSHPHVVSVYDAGSLEDGSVFIAMEYVEGTTLRRWGEQRSRSWREVLEAFLAAGRGLAAAHAVGLVHRDFKPENVLVGKDGRVRVTDFGLARVGAASLPTGRVPVSPPEGGSSSVLTQPGTLMGTLRYMAPELLQGARADVRSDLFAFCVSLYEALYGQAPFAGDTQSERARAQEEGRVTPPPKGSEVPAWVERTVLRGLRADPGERHASMEELLTALADDPEVRRRSWRLNAVMGGLVAVVLVGLASGGWVFLQRQGQVCGRMETRLAGIWDEDVRSKVRESLLGTGLTYARDTSERVSVLLDDYAGEWVKQRTEVCEAARQEGPAQPRSLTVLREYCLERRRGQLRGFTELLGRGPDRELVDKAVQAALALPSLDSCADVKALTMAVPPPEDAVVRARAQVLQEQVDLLETLGNAARYKEGLALGEELLRQVESVGHAPLHAHTLFQVAALQKGAGDYKGAEARMRQSIAMAARGKDFELLAKAWSQLLFIVGYHQGRHQEALELELVVEAAVDVADDALTRVSSLLAHGHVLMQMGRSEEARARFERALALGEKTLGPEHRSVFIALDNLGLLLMTMGRNEEARAKLERALVLREKALGPEHPDMGYALESLSTVLLIMRKYEEAEEKSTRALALKEKALGSEHLEVAQSLSTLGSVLMMMGRYEEARQKHERALALSEKTLGPEHPHITMPLFNLGVVLEKMGRYEEARETFERALAVHVKAQGPEHPKTAYALTRLGNVLVALKRYGDAREKFERALALRKKVLGPEHPELALPLLGLARLAQLRGKPSEAISLIERALGLAVGESLAEAQLALARALWDSKQDRSRAVQLATQSREYWERIGDASKLAESSQWLAIHASP; via the coding sequence ATGAGCGACGAGGTTCCCGAAGGAACGGACGGCCCGGCATCCGGGCTCCAGGACGAAACCTCCACCCTGCTTCGGCTCCCCATCAACCAGGACAAGGCCGCTACCCTGCCCCTGGCGGCGATGACGGAAGAGATGTTCCCCGCGTTGGCGTCGGGACGCCTCCTGGTGGGTCGCTACACCGTGCTCGACATCCTGGGGCAGGGTGGAATGGGTCTGGTCCTGGCCGCCTATGACGCACGGTTGGATCGGCGCGTGGCGCTCAAGGTGTTGCGTTCCCGGAAGGACTGGGAAGATGGCGGCGAAAGGGAAGCGCGGCTGGTGCGTGAGGCCCAGGCCATGGCACGCCTCTCCCACCCTCATGTGGTGTCCGTGTACGACGCGGGCTCATTGGAGGACGGCTCCGTCTTCATCGCGATGGAGTACGTAGAGGGGACGACGCTGCGGCGCTGGGGCGAGCAGCGGTCCCGCTCCTGGCGCGAGGTGTTGGAGGCATTCCTGGCCGCTGGAAGGGGACTGGCGGCGGCGCATGCGGTGGGCCTCGTCCACCGCGACTTCAAGCCGGAGAACGTGCTGGTGGGGAAGGACGGGCGGGTGCGGGTGACGGACTTCGGTCTGGCGCGCGTCGGGGCCGCCTCGCTCCCCACGGGACGGGTCCCCGTCTCCCCTCCCGAGGGCGGGAGTAGCTCCGTTCTCACCCAGCCCGGGACGCTGATGGGCACGCTCCGGTACATGGCCCCCGAGCTGCTCCAGGGGGCGCGAGCCGATGTGCGCAGCGACCTGTTCGCCTTCTGCGTGTCCCTCTACGAAGCCCTGTATGGACAGGCTCCCTTCGCGGGCGACACCCAGTCCGAGCGCGCTCGCGCCCAGGAGGAGGGTCGGGTGACTCCGCCGCCCAAGGGCTCCGAGGTGCCGGCCTGGGTGGAGCGCACGGTGCTTCGAGGTCTGCGTGCGGACCCGGGCGAGCGTCACGCCTCCATGGAGGAGTTGCTGACGGCGCTGGCGGATGACCCCGAGGTGAGGCGCCGGTCCTGGCGGCTCAATGCCGTGATGGGGGGCCTGGTGGCCGTGGTGCTGGTGGGGCTCGCCTCGGGAGGCTGGGTGTTCCTCCAACGCCAGGGGCAGGTGTGCGGCCGGATGGAGACGCGGCTGGCGGGTATCTGGGACGAGGATGTGAGGTCAAAGGTCAGGGAGTCCCTGCTGGGCACGGGACTGACCTACGCGCGGGACACCTCCGAGCGCGTCTCCGTGCTCCTGGACGACTACGCGGGTGAGTGGGTGAAGCAGAGGACGGAGGTGTGCGAGGCGGCGCGTCAGGAGGGCCCGGCACAGCCCCGGAGCCTGACGGTGCTGCGGGAGTACTGTCTGGAACGGAGGCGGGGTCAGCTTCGCGGTTTCACGGAGCTGCTGGGGCGGGGGCCGGACCGGGAGTTGGTGGACAAGGCGGTGCAGGCGGCGTTGGCCCTCCCGTCACTGGACTCTTGCGCGGATGTGAAGGCGCTGACGATGGCGGTGCCACCGCCGGAGGATGCGGTCGTTCGGGCGCGAGCTCAGGTATTGCAGGAGCAGGTGGACCTGCTGGAGACACTGGGCAATGCCGCCAGGTACAAGGAGGGGTTGGCGCTGGGCGAGGAGTTACTGCGCCAGGTGGAATCCGTGGGCCATGCGCCGTTACATGCCCACACCCTGTTCCAGGTTGCCGCATTGCAAAAGGGGGCGGGCGACTACAAAGGCGCCGAGGCGCGGATGCGGCAGTCCATTGCCATGGCCGCGCGGGGGAAGGATTTCGAGTTGTTGGCCAAAGCGTGGAGCCAGCTGCTCTTCATCGTGGGGTATCATCAGGGCCGTCATCAGGAGGCGCTCGAACTGGAGCTGGTGGTCGAGGCTGCCGTCGATGTGGCCGATGACGCTCTGACGCGTGTCTCCTCGCTCCTCGCTCATGGGCACGTGCTCATGCAGATGGGGAGGAGTGAGGAGGCAAGAGCAAGATTCGAGCGCGCACTGGCATTGGGGGAAAAGACATTGGGCCCGGAGCATCGCTCTGTTTTTATCGCGCTCGACAACCTGGGCCTCCTGCTCATGACGATGGGAAGGAACGAGGAAGCAAGAGCGAAACTCGAGCGCGCTCTGGTTTTACGGGAGAAGGCATTGGGGCCGGAACACCCGGATATGGGTTATGCACTTGAATCCCTGAGCACTGTGCTCCTCATCATGAGGAAATACGAGGAGGCAGAAGAGAAGTCCACGCGTGCGCTAGCCTTGAAGGAGAAGGCACTGGGGTCGGAGCATCTCGAGGTCGCTCAGTCGCTCAGTACCCTGGGCAGCGTGCTCATGATGATGGGCCGGTATGAGGAGGCGAGACAGAAGCACGAACGCGCGCTGGCTCTCAGTGAAAAGACGCTGGGGCCGGAGCATCCTCACATCACCATGCCACTCTTCAACCTGGGCGTCGTGCTCGAAAAGATGGGGAGATACGAGGAGGCCCGGGAGACGTTCGAGCGTGCTCTCGCGGTGCACGTGAAGGCCCAAGGGCCAGAGCATCCCAAGACGGCGTACGCGCTCACCCGTCTGGGCAATGTGCTCGTGGCTCTCAAGAGGTATGGAGATGCTCGGGAGAAATTCGAGCGAGCGTTGGCACTACGAAAGAAGGTGCTGGGGCCAGAGCATCCTGAGCTCGCTCTTCCACTCCTGGGGTTGGCCAGACTCGCGCAGCTCCGTGGCAAGCCCTCCGAGGCCATTTCGCTGATCGAGCGCGCCCTGGGTCTGGCCGTAGGCGAGAGTCTCGCCGAAGCACAGCTCGCGCTGGCGCGTGCGCTCTGGGACTCGAAGCAGGACCGCTCACGCGCCGTGCAATTGGCCACCCAGTCACGGGAGTACTGGGAGCGTATCGGCGATGCGTCGAAGCTCGCCGAGTCCTCCCAGTGGCTGGCCATCCATGCCAGTCCCTGA
- a CDS encoding GlxA family transcriptional regulator, translating into MHVVAIVAMNGVVPFDLSIPCEVFQRVRLPGGRAGYQVRVCGVTPEVSAGAFTLRTHSGLEELARADTLVLPGVADLNAPIPEELLRAVRSAAAKGARVASICSGAFLLAATGLLDGRRATTHWLATDELARRHPEIQVDPDVLYVDEGQFLTSAGAAAGLDLCLHMVRLDHGATVAADAARLAVMPLERDGGQSQFIVHAPPAPDGSSLEPLLRWLEERLHEPLRLEDIARHAALSVRTLNRRFREQMGTTPLQWLLRARVRRAQQLLETTGHSVEVIAERVGFGSATAFREHFQRFVTTSPQAYRRSFRSAQVSH; encoded by the coding sequence ATGCACGTCGTGGCCATCGTCGCGATGAACGGAGTCGTCCCGTTCGATCTGTCGATCCCCTGTGAAGTGTTCCAGCGTGTCCGGCTGCCTGGCGGCCGGGCCGGTTACCAGGTCCGCGTCTGTGGGGTGACGCCCGAGGTGAGCGCCGGAGCCTTCACCCTCCGGACCCACTCGGGTCTGGAGGAGCTGGCGCGGGCGGACACCCTCGTCCTTCCCGGCGTCGCGGACCTGAATGCTCCCATTCCCGAGGAGCTCCTGCGGGCGGTCCGCTCGGCGGCGGCCAAGGGGGCCCGCGTGGCCTCCATCTGCTCCGGGGCCTTCCTGCTCGCCGCGACCGGGCTGCTCGATGGACGGCGCGCCACGACCCACTGGCTGGCGACGGACGAGCTGGCGCGCCGCCATCCGGAGATCCAGGTCGACCCGGACGTCTTGTATGTCGATGAGGGGCAATTCTTGACGTCGGCGGGCGCCGCGGCGGGGCTGGATCTCTGTCTGCACATGGTGCGGCTCGACCATGGTGCCACGGTGGCGGCGGATGCGGCCCGGCTCGCGGTGATGCCGCTCGAACGCGACGGGGGACAGTCTCAGTTCATCGTGCACGCGCCGCCCGCCCCGGACGGCTCGTCGCTCGAGCCGCTCCTGCGCTGGCTCGAGGAACGCCTCCACGAGCCGCTCAGGCTCGAGGACATCGCGCGCCACGCGGCGCTGAGCGTGCGCACGCTCAACCGCCGCTTCCGTGAGCAGATGGGCACCACACCCCTCCAGTGGCTCCTCCGTGCCCGCGTGCGCCGTGCCCAGCAACTGCTCGAGACGACGGGACACTCCGTGGAAGTCATCGCGGAGCGGGTCGGCTTCGGCTCGGCGACCGCCTTTCGTGAGCACTTCCAGCGGTTCGTGACCACGAGCCCACAAGCCTACCGTCGCTCGTTCCGCTCCGCTCAGGTCAGCCACTGA
- a CDS encoding di-heme oxidoredictase family protein, producing MKVRTASAGLFAAILSLTACGGDSKASDGSSRASHESPPPSGPAPVATTPGLGATDYVPLHTAGTQVFEQIQYTEADGTLVTLAGFRPTNRHARERGEPWDAPDVGPGNYFTFPTWYFQNRTFGILVRDQVPAGRSRIEFSLRVNDGTFVESGFSAFRRVDPDIRDYGWKMNVGFENPLEGGKNICHATSAREDCMVVITDNWRAPQPGTPLKLGDVIEVTPAPFLQYTADNKAVIDGGGIRYYSFEQLYQVGVGMRPWYGIAPTLDSAPLPESTLLGGMASVSYNYSEEPHRVFQQMANNIGIANTRRFVEGRRLFHTSFVDGKHSESPDINPVFTKHANQLGPRYNNVSCIACHALNGRSVAPTPGGPLYTLSIDTAASSSSTQLTPDPTYGLNVQQRAQAAGAPDYSVSVKSYEKTVRTLTDGETIELQKPVYAFKGPVPVQFSVRQAPQVIGLGLLEAVDESTILNLADPNDANGDGVRGVPNWAINPENGNRHLGRFGWKASKATLRQQSATALLKDMGVTSPVYKTLDCQRGAANCSATTAATAISETEMERLASYLALLGVPAQRSLRSGYPDGMRVSPEHDMNPTLINRGSALFVQAQCGTCHTPQMKTGANHPFAELRNQTIHPYTDVLLHDMGPGLADTLTEGQAGPSMWRTAPLWGIGSLKFVQGGAQNVRYLHDGRARTLMEAIAWHGGEATNSRTRFEALSKDDRTAVLAFLESL from the coding sequence ATGAAGGTCCGAACCGCATCCGCTGGGTTGTTCGCCGCCATTCTGTCCCTCACCGCGTGCGGCGGCGACTCGAAAGCCAGCGATGGCTCGTCGCGGGCCAGCCATGAGTCCCCGCCCCCGTCGGGGCCCGCCCCCGTGGCAACGACGCCCGGGCTGGGAGCGACGGACTATGTCCCGCTCCATACCGCCGGCACCCAGGTGTTCGAACAGATTCAGTACACCGAGGCCGACGGAACACTGGTCACCCTCGCTGGCTTCCGTCCGACCAACCGGCATGCCCGCGAGCGAGGCGAACCCTGGGATGCGCCCGACGTCGGCCCGGGCAACTACTTCACCTTTCCGACGTGGTACTTCCAGAACCGGACCTTCGGCATTCTGGTCCGTGACCAGGTCCCCGCCGGGCGTTCGCGCATCGAGTTCTCCCTGCGGGTGAACGACGGGACCTTCGTCGAGTCGGGCTTCAGCGCGTTCCGGCGCGTGGATCCGGATATCCGCGATTACGGCTGGAAGATGAATGTCGGCTTCGAGAATCCCCTGGAGGGAGGCAAGAACATCTGTCACGCGACCTCGGCTCGGGAAGACTGCATGGTCGTGATCACCGACAACTGGCGCGCCCCCCAGCCAGGCACTCCCCTCAAGCTCGGCGATGTGATCGAGGTGACCCCCGCGCCGTTCCTCCAGTACACGGCCGACAACAAGGCCGTGATCGACGGCGGGGGCATCCGTTACTACTCCTTCGAGCAGCTGTACCAGGTCGGCGTGGGCATGCGCCCGTGGTATGGCATTGCCCCCACCCTCGACTCCGCCCCTCTGCCCGAGAGCACCCTGCTGGGTGGCATGGCCAGCGTCTCCTACAACTACTCCGAGGAGCCGCATCGGGTGTTCCAGCAGATGGCCAACAACATCGGTATCGCCAACACCAGGCGCTTCGTTGAAGGACGGAGACTGTTCCACACCTCGTTCGTCGACGGGAAACACTCCGAGAGCCCGGACATCAACCCCGTGTTCACGAAGCACGCCAATCAGCTGGGGCCGCGCTACAACAACGTCAGCTGCATCGCGTGCCACGCGCTCAATGGGCGCAGCGTGGCTCCGACGCCGGGCGGCCCGCTGTACACCCTGTCCATCGACACCGCCGCATCGAGCTCCAGCACCCAGCTGACTCCAGATCCCACCTACGGATTGAATGTGCAGCAACGGGCCCAGGCCGCGGGCGCACCCGACTACTCGGTCTCCGTGAAGTCGTACGAGAAGACGGTGCGCACGTTGACCGATGGCGAGACCATCGAGTTGCAGAAACCCGTCTATGCCTTCAAGGGGCCCGTGCCCGTGCAATTCTCCGTCCGGCAGGCGCCCCAGGTCATCGGCCTGGGCCTGCTCGAAGCCGTGGACGAGTCGACGATCCTGAACCTCGCCGACCCGAATGATGCGAACGGGGACGGCGTGCGGGGCGTGCCGAACTGGGCCATCAACCCGGAAAACGGCAACCGGCATCTCGGCCGTTTCGGCTGGAAGGCGAGCAAGGCAACCCTTCGCCAGCAGTCGGCGACCGCGCTTCTCAAGGACATGGGGGTCACCTCGCCCGTCTACAAGACGCTCGATTGCCAGCGTGGCGCGGCCAATTGCAGCGCGACGACGGCCGCGACGGCCATCTCCGAGACCGAGATGGAGCGACTCGCCTCCTACCTCGCGCTGCTGGGGGTACCGGCCCAGCGCAGCCTGCGCAGCGGCTACCCCGATGGCATGCGCGTCTCGCCCGAGCATGACATGAACCCCACGCTGATCAATCGCGGCAGTGCCTTGTTCGTCCAGGCTCAGTGTGGGACCTGCCACACGCCCCAGATGAAGACCGGCGCGAATCATCCGTTCGCCGAGCTGCGCAATCAGACCATCCATCCGTACACCGACGTGCTGCTCCACGACATGGGGCCGGGGCTGGCCGATACGCTGACCGAGGGACAGGCCGGACCGAGCATGTGGCGCACCGCGCCGCTGTGGGGAATCGGCTCGCTCAAGTTCGTCCAAGGGGGAGCACAGAACGTGCGCTACCTGCATGACGGGCGTGCGCGCACGCTCATGGAGGCCATCGCCTGGCACGGCGGCGAGGCGACCAACAGCCGCACCCGGTTCGAGGCGCTGAGCAAGGACGATCGGACCGCGGTGCTCGCGTTCCTCGAGTCGCTCTGA
- a CDS encoding ketopantoate reductase family protein gives MKIAIVGPGAIGSTFAFHLARAGHEVTVVARGARLAQLEKERAIVTTDEQRAPVEVSAALKPTTPWDLVLVTVLESQVDAVLPALQRSAAKQVMFMFNTFAPLDRLRDAVGANRFVFGFPAILAELKDGKLQSQVIPRALSALQITIVTDEAWAAVFSKAGIATDTQVDMHSWLRTHAALVVPVMITSFRAYERGSGLSWNESRELASGMAEGLSLVRSLGHRLTPSNVALLDKLPAPVLTLGLWLLSRNPAIVALGGKGPGEARTLIDAMVASAPTRSARLRSLRP, from the coding sequence ATGAAAATCGCCATCGTTGGTCCCGGCGCCATCGGCAGCACCTTCGCTTTTCATCTCGCCCGAGCGGGCCATGAAGTGACGGTCGTCGCGCGCGGTGCGCGCCTCGCGCAACTCGAGAAGGAGCGCGCCATCGTCACCACGGATGAGCAGCGCGCACCGGTCGAAGTGAGCGCCGCGCTCAAGCCCACCACCCCGTGGGACCTGGTGCTGGTCACGGTCCTCGAATCACAGGTCGATGCGGTATTGCCCGCGTTGCAACGCAGCGCCGCGAAGCAGGTGATGTTCATGTTCAATACCTTCGCGCCGCTCGACCGGTTGCGCGACGCGGTAGGTGCCAACCGTTTCGTCTTCGGTTTTCCAGCCATCCTCGCCGAGCTCAAGGACGGCAAGCTCCAATCCCAAGTCATCCCTCGCGCGCTCTCCGCGCTGCAGATCACGATCGTCACGGATGAGGCGTGGGCCGCGGTCTTCTCGAAGGCTGGCATTGCCACCGATACGCAGGTCGACATGCACAGCTGGTTGCGCACCCACGCCGCACTGGTGGTACCGGTGATGATTACCTCTTTTCGTGCCTACGAGCGCGGCTCCGGGCTCTCGTGGAACGAATCGCGCGAGCTCGCTTCAGGCATGGCCGAAGGGCTCTCGCTCGTTCGCTCGTTGGGTCATCGGCTGACGCCCTCGAACGTGGCGCTCCTCGACAAATTGCCGGCTCCTGTCCTCACGCTTGGGCTGTGGTTGCTCAGTCGAAACCCCGCGATCGTCGCACTCGGAGGAAAGGGGCCCGGTGAGGCGCGCACGCTGATCGACGCCATGGTTGCTTCCGCGCCGACACGGAGCGCGAGGCTTCGGTCGCTGCGGCCGTGA
- a CDS encoding DUF2306 domain-containing protein yields the protein MSHTKIARMGRYVVFYLAFLGIFSALSPYIIPKAFYDQIMVVLYGSQIATEMIPKQFEWPIQNMLHRLGGTLYMVMGVLQFNKTFRARRPRVHRWVGRAFILLSFTAAISGGTMAYTHGMAGTVELVPSIVFGVLMILFTARAYLSARKREFAQHREWMIRSFSIGLGVATIRILYGVGIATTSLTPTQLIGVTFWSGWLVTMAAGEWWIHQTRPARRLDVEAQPVSPQGA from the coding sequence ATGTCGCACACGAAAATCGCCAGGATGGGCCGCTACGTTGTCTTCTATCTCGCCTTCCTGGGCATCTTCAGCGCGCTCTCTCCGTACATCATCCCGAAGGCGTTCTACGACCAGATCATGGTGGTGCTCTACGGGAGCCAGATCGCGACCGAGATGATCCCCAAGCAGTTCGAGTGGCCCATCCAGAACATGCTCCACCGGCTGGGTGGCACCCTCTACATGGTGATGGGGGTGTTGCAGTTCAACAAGACCTTCCGGGCCCGCCGCCCGCGGGTGCACCGCTGGGTGGGCCGGGCCTTCATCCTCTTGAGCTTCACCGCCGCCATCTCGGGGGGGACCATGGCGTATACGCACGGCATGGCCGGGACCGTCGAGCTGGTGCCGAGCATCGTCTTCGGCGTGCTGATGATCCTCTTCACGGCCAGGGCATACCTCTCCGCGCGCAAGCGCGAGTTCGCCCAGCACCGCGAGTGGATGATCCGCAGTTTCTCCATCGGCCTGGGCGTCGCGACGATTCGCATCCTCTACGGGGTGGGCATCGCGACCACGTCGCTGACGCCGACCCAGCTCATCGGGGTGACCTTCTGGTCGGGCTGGCTCGTGACGATGGCCGCGGGGGAGTGGTGGATCCACCAGACGCGGCCGGCGCGGCGGCTCGACGTGGAGGCACAGCCCGTTTCGCCGCAGGGCGCATGA
- a CDS encoding tetratricopeptide repeat protein translates to MGEREYQDGMARLEAGDVEEGRRLLEAALRASPGSVEVMHGLARALDLAGERGQARALLERAHAQAPGEPGPACDLAMLYLEEEEGTRAERVLAPVLAAHPEHPRANLCMAMALAKAQPERARGHVVKALQETEPEGRRQAEALRRVLGA, encoded by the coding sequence ATGGGAGAGCGCGAGTACCAGGACGGAATGGCCCGGCTGGAGGCGGGAGACGTGGAGGAGGGGCGCAGGCTGCTGGAGGCGGCCTTGAGGGCCTCGCCCGGGTCGGTGGAGGTGATGCACGGTCTGGCGCGGGCGCTGGATCTGGCGGGGGAGCGCGGTCAGGCACGGGCGTTGTTGGAACGGGCCCATGCCCAGGCGCCGGGCGAGCCGGGGCCCGCGTGTGACCTGGCGATGCTGTACCTGGAGGAGGAGGAGGGGACCCGGGCGGAGCGTGTCCTGGCCCCCGTGCTGGCGGCTCACCCGGAGCACCCGCGCGCCAACCTCTGCATGGCGATGGCCTTGGCGAAGGCGCAACCGGAGCGCGCGCGCGGGCACGTGGTCAAGGCACTCCAGGAGACGGAGCCCGAAGGACGGCGGCAGGCCGAGGCGCTCCGGCGCGTGCTGGGTGCCTGA
- a CDS encoding MarR family winged helix-turn-helix transcriptional regulator has protein sequence MGSHTNREDVQTVMDAIRRIVRLLRVSARASEGLVGISGAQLFVLQQLAEAGTCSINELAERTFTHQSSVSVVVSRLIERGLVSRKPSEVDGRRVDISLTPEGRELMRSAPPMAQARLISGLRKLEPTKRAALAEGLATLVRELGLDAEAAPLFFEDEAPPRRRQGKRHHEET, from the coding sequence ATGGGCTCCCATACAAATCGCGAGGACGTCCAGACGGTGATGGACGCCATCCGGCGCATCGTGCGTCTGCTGCGCGTGTCGGCTCGCGCCTCCGAGGGGCTCGTCGGCATCAGCGGCGCCCAGCTCTTCGTGCTCCAACAACTCGCCGAGGCGGGCACGTGCTCCATCAACGAGCTGGCCGAGCGCACCTTCACGCACCAGAGCTCGGTCTCGGTGGTGGTGAGCCGGCTCATCGAGCGGGGACTGGTGTCCCGGAAGCCCTCGGAGGTGGACGGGAGGCGGGTGGATATCTCCCTGACGCCCGAGGGCCGGGAGCTGATGCGCAGCGCTCCGCCGATGGCCCAGGCCCGGCTCATCTCCGGGTTGCGGAAGCTGGAGCCCACGAAGCGCGCCGCGCTCGCCGAGGGACTCGCCACGCTGGTGCGCGAGCTCGGCCTGGACGCGGAGGCCGCTCCACTCTTTTTCGAGGACGAGGCGCCCCCGCGGCGCCGTCAGGGGAAACGACACCATGAAGAAACCTGA
- a CDS encoding chloride channel protein — protein sequence MKKPELTSVSEGTGDRESLPVAPSMGPTLENEPRAPLATGPMDGRVVVISGLCILIAIAAGLVAQLLGALIALITNLAFYGRLSLQEVSPADHTLGLWVLVIPVLGALVVGVMARYGSKAIRGHGIPEAMEQVLLNRSRIPPRVTFLKPLSSAVAIGTGGPFGAEGPIIATGGAMGSFLGQVLKVTADERKVLLAAGAGAGMAATFGAPVSAVLLAIELLLFEFRPRSVIPVALATSTATAVRMAFVGGAPAFDMPDVAAPGGGALAFYIGMGALIGVASVIATRAVYRIEDAFEKLPIHWMWWPALGAIAVGVVGYFEPRTLGVGYSNIEAIISGRLVGTAALVFCLLKFTSWSIALGSGTSGGTLAPLFTIGGGLGSALGALAVWLVPGLGVDVRIAALVGMAAIFAGASRALLTSVVFAFETTRQPLGLLPLLGGCAAAYLVSSLLMRHSIMTEKLARRGARVPFEYSADVLANTLVSAHGLRPVVTLTADDTVASARAWLATGGEGTRHQGFPVVDGTGRLVGVITRRELLEGEPVAGRRVRELIRKPPAVVFEDSTLREAADHMVREDVGRLPVVTRREPWKVVGILTRSDLLAAHRRRLEEAHQAEQGIGGGRPPSRPQSPLPV from the coding sequence ATGAAGAAACCTGAGCTCACCTCGGTCTCCGAGGGCACTGGCGACCGCGAGTCCCTGCCGGTCGCGCCCTCCATGGGGCCCACGCTGGAGAACGAGCCGCGTGCACCCCTGGCCACGGGGCCGATGGATGGACGCGTGGTGGTCATCAGCGGCCTGTGCATCCTCATCGCCATCGCCGCGGGGCTGGTGGCCCAGTTGCTCGGAGCGCTCATCGCGCTCATCACCAACCTGGCCTTCTACGGCCGGCTCTCCCTCCAGGAGGTGTCCCCGGCGGACCACACGCTGGGGCTCTGGGTACTCGTCATCCCCGTGCTCGGCGCGCTCGTGGTGGGGGTGATGGCGCGTTACGGCTCCAAGGCCATCCGCGGCCACGGCATCCCCGAGGCCATGGAGCAGGTGCTGCTCAACCGCAGCCGGATTCCGCCGCGGGTGACGTTCCTCAAGCCGCTGTCGTCGGCGGTGGCCATCGGCACGGGCGGGCCGTTCGGCGCAGAGGGCCCCATCATCGCCACCGGCGGCGCGATGGGCTCGTTCCTGGGCCAGGTGCTGAAGGTGACGGCGGACGAGCGCAAGGTGCTGCTGGCGGCGGGCGCCGGGGCGGGCATGGCGGCCACCTTCGGCGCGCCCGTGTCGGCGGTGCTGCTCGCCATCGAGCTGCTGCTCTTCGAGTTCCGCCCGCGCTCGGTCATCCCGGTGGCGCTGGCCACCTCCACGGCCACGGCGGTGCGCATGGCCTTCGTCGGAGGGGCGCCGGCCTTCGACATGCCGGACGTGGCGGCGCCGGGTGGAGGCGCGTTGGCCTTCTACATCGGCATGGGCGCGCTCATCGGCGTGGCCTCCGTCATCGCCACGCGGGCCGTGTACCGCATCGAGGACGCCTTCGAGAAGCTGCCCATCCATTGGATGTGGTGGCCGGCGCTCGGCGCCATCGCCGTGGGCGTGGTGGGGTATTTCGAGCCGCGCACGCTGGGCGTGGGCTACTCCAACATCGAGGCCATCATCTCCGGCCGGCTCGTGGGCACGGCGGCGCTCGTCTTCTGCCTGCTGAAGTTCACCTCCTGGTCCATCGCGCTGGGCAGCGGCACGTCGGGCGGTACGCTGGCGCCGCTGTTCACCATCGGAGGCGGGCTGGGCTCGGCGCTGGGCGCGCTGGCGGTGTGGCTGGTGCCGGGGCTGGGCGTGGACGTGCGCATCGCGGCGCTGGTGGGCATGGCGGCCATCTTCGCCGGGGCCTCGCGCGCGCTGCTGACCTCGGTGGTGTTCGCCTTCGAGACGACGCGTCAGCCCCTGGGCCTGCTGCCCCTGCTGGGCGGCTGCGCGGCGGCCTACCTGGTCTCGTCGCTGCTCATGCGCCACTCCATCATGACGGAGAAGCTGGCCCGGCGCGGGGCACGGGTGCCCTTCGAGTACTCGGCGGACGTGCTGGCCAACACGCTGGTGAGCGCGCACGGGCTGCGGCCGGTGGTGACGCTCACGGCGGATGACACCGTGGCCTCGGCGCGGGCGTGGCTCGCCACGGGAGGCGAGGGTACCCGGCACCAGGGCTTCCCGGTGGTGGATGGCACGGGGCGGCTGGTGGGCGTCATCACCCGGCGCGAGCTGTTGGAGGGCGAGCCGGTGGCGGGGCGGCGCGTGCGGGAGCTCATCCGCAAGCCCCCAGCGGTCGTCTTCGAGGACAGCACGCTGCGCGAGGCGGCGGACCACATGGTGCGCGAGGACGTGGGGCGGTTGCCGGTGGTGACGCGGCGGGAGCCGTGGAAGGTGGTGGGCATCCTCACGCGGAGCGATCTGCTGGCCGCGCACCGGCGGCGGCTGGAGGAGGCGCACCAGGCCGAGCAGGGCATCGGAGGTGGCCGTCCGCCCTCGAGGCCCCAGTCCCCCCTGCCGGTATGA